A region from the Arcanobacterium buesumense genome encodes:
- a CDS encoding DUF1801 domain-containing protein has protein sequence MKRWKVSGDHSMTYGKGEWMRIGPACSFGKPVTVPEFLARLPETIAPDAAELAHIFCDVTGHEPIMWGPAIVGYGETNPGAKPDCLCDGLEIGFAARPDRLFLYLRHYASYYEEFSTRLGNVHCGRACISFASLADVDRAVLRELLTYAWHG, from the coding sequence ATGAAACGATGGAAGGTATCTGGCGATCATTCAATGACGTATGGCAAGGGGGAGTGGATGCGAATCGGACCAGCTTGCTCATTTGGCAAGCCGGTTACCGTCCCCGAATTTCTTGCCCGACTCCCCGAAACAATCGCCCCTGATGCCGCCGAACTCGCCCATATTTTTTGCGACGTTACCGGCCACGAACCCATCATGTGGGGGCCGGCTATCGTCGGCTATGGGGAAACGAATCCCGGTGCAAAACCCGACTGCCTGTGCGACGGTCTAGAAATCGGCTTCGCGGCACGTCCCGATCGTCTCTTTCTATATTTGCGACACTATGCGAGCTATTATGAAGAATTTTCGACCCGTCTAGGCAATGTTCATTGTGGCCGAGCGTGTATTTCATTTGCTTCGCTTGCCGACGTCGATCGTGCGGTTTTGCGCGAACTGCTCACGTATGCCTGGCACGGGTAA
- a CDS encoding NYN domain-containing protein: MGLQRRTLTHATRPIVTAILVDGGFYRRRAYSLFGDKTEKDRADELLKYCHRHISKSRSSLYRIFYYDCPPSDKVFYHPLLKKQVDLRKTDKYRWSTNFFEELTKKRKVALRLGEELETQSGYRLRPVILKKLLAGRIAIEDLSERDFELDIVQKDVDMRIGLDIASLAERQFANQIIMISGDSDFVPAAKHARRSGIDFILDPMWAKIAPSLSEHVDGIRQCVLPPPDNLDDPLHVKVDSEEADFDDEA; this comes from the coding sequence ATGGGGTTACAACGGCGAACGTTAACTCATGCTACCCGGCCAATCGTGACTGCAATATTGGTCGATGGTGGCTTTTATCGAAGAAGGGCTTATTCGCTTTTTGGCGATAAGACGGAAAAAGATCGTGCAGATGAACTTTTGAAATATTGCCACCGGCACATATCCAAATCTCGTAGCAGTCTTTACCGAATTTTTTACTATGACTGCCCGCCGTCGGATAAAGTTTTTTATCATCCGCTTTTAAAGAAACAAGTTGATCTTCGCAAAACTGACAAGTACCGATGGAGTACAAACTTTTTCGAAGAACTTACGAAGAAACGAAAAGTAGCTCTTCGTCTAGGGGAAGAGCTGGAAACACAGAGTGGTTATCGACTAAGACCTGTAATCCTAAAAAAGTTACTTGCAGGCAGAATAGCTATCGAAGACTTATCTGAGAGAGATTTCGAGCTTGATATTGTGCAAAAGGATGTTGATATGAGAATTGGACTTGATATTGCCTCTCTTGCTGAACGACAGTTTGCCAATCAAATTATTATGATTTCGGGAGATTCTGATTTTGTGCCTGCTGCTAAGCATGCTCGACGGTCGGGAATAGACTTTATTCTTGATCCGATGTGGGCCAAAATCGCTCCAAGTCTAAGTGAACATGTGGATGGGATTCGGCAGTGTGTTCTTCCTCCTCCGGACAACCTTGACGATCCGTTACATGTGAAAGTTGATAGCGAAGAGGCTGATTTCGACGACGAAGCATAG
- a CDS encoding type 1 glutamine amidotransferase, with protein sequence MSLRIGVLLPEVLGTYGDSGNAEILAFRAQARGIDTQIVHVGIDEAIPDSLDIYTLGGGEDIAQTIASRKLASDSGLARAVAAGRPVLAICAALQVLGTYYTDADGKKTAGAGLLDVVTLPQGLRAIGELRSEPGPGLAARGVTDTLYGFENHGGGTALGPDASPFGLVTFGTGNGVPGVAPARTNDSRTPDPKLVLAGTPDGYVTEVDGRRIDGAVQGSVFATYMHGPVLARNPQLADMLIAMATGDALAPLDVPGVADLRAERERFIAGQ encoded by the coding sequence ATGAGTTTACGTATTGGAGTGCTTCTGCCAGAAGTGTTAGGCACATACGGCGATTCGGGAAACGCTGAGATTTTGGCGTTTCGGGCGCAGGCTCGCGGAATCGATACGCAAATCGTTCACGTAGGTATCGACGAAGCCATCCCGGACTCGCTCGATATTTACACCCTCGGCGGGGGCGAAGACATTGCCCAAACCATTGCATCTCGCAAACTCGCATCCGATTCTGGGCTAGCCCGCGCGGTGGCTGCTGGCCGGCCAGTGCTGGCGATTTGTGCCGCCTTGCAGGTGCTCGGCACTTACTATACTGACGCAGACGGCAAGAAAACTGCCGGGGCTGGCCTGCTCGACGTCGTCACTCTCCCCCAAGGATTGCGCGCGATTGGCGAATTGCGGAGCGAACCTGGGCCGGGGCTGGCTGCCCGCGGGGTAACCGACACGCTGTATGGTTTTGAGAATCATGGTGGCGGTACGGCGCTCGGGCCGGATGCTTCGCCTTTTGGGCTGGTCACGTTCGGTACTGGTAATGGCGTTCCGGGTGTGGCACCGGCGCGTACTAACGATTCGCGCACGCCCGATCCGAAACTAGTTTTGGCTGGCACGCCTGATGGTTATGTGACTGAGGTTGATGGTCGGCGGATTGACGGCGCAGTGCAAGGATCGGTTTTTGCTACCTACATGCACGGCCCGGTCTTGGCACGTAACCCGCAGCTGGCAGATATGCTCATTGCCATGGCTACCGGGGATGCACTTGCGCCACTGGACGTGCCGGGGGTGGCTGATTTGCGCGCCGAGCGCGAGCGGTTTATCGCCGGTCAGTAG
- a CDS encoding SLC13 family permease, which yields MVGGLLLGALIYFIFPDAISDQLRETFAAKDMTVTRHDLAITAAIAVVMGLWWMTEAIPLPATALLPLIAFPAFDVVPIKAAAAPYASDTIFLFMGGFFLALTMQRWNLQRRIALITVLLVGTRPKRLILGFMIATGFLSMWVSNTATAVMMLPIGLSILNTVGNVSDDGANPTLRYPKFATALMLGIAYSASIASLSTLIGTPPNVLLRAYLQETHGITLSFGQWMLFAAPMAWTFLLVAWAVLVRIYKPEIDEIPGGKAIIQRELAAMGKMTVQEIMVGVIFVGAGLAWIFLPVIWPETPINDSGIAMIVSLLLFVTPAKPKQGIALLDWDTAKDIPWDILILFGGGLSLSAAFGSSGLSLWIGDHAQILAGLPLVVIVAIVTALVIGLTEMTSNTATAAAFLPIIGAVAIGMGAPVEALVIPVALAATCAFMLPVATPPNAIAYGSGFIKIRQMMKAGMRLNIIGIALITVFTVWVGSLIFGY from the coding sequence GTGGTCGGCGGACTCCTCCTAGGAGCACTCATCTACTTCATCTTCCCAGACGCCATCTCCGACCAGCTACGCGAAACATTCGCCGCCAAAGACATGACTGTTACCCGGCACGATCTCGCCATCACCGCCGCGATCGCCGTCGTCATGGGCCTGTGGTGGATGACCGAAGCAATACCCCTGCCCGCAACCGCACTCCTCCCACTTATTGCGTTCCCGGCGTTCGACGTCGTCCCCATCAAAGCCGCGGCCGCGCCCTACGCTTCAGACACCATCTTCCTCTTCATGGGTGGATTCTTCCTCGCACTCACCATGCAACGTTGGAACCTGCAACGCCGCATCGCCCTTATCACGGTACTACTCGTTGGCACCCGCCCAAAGCGCCTCATCCTCGGCTTCATGATCGCCACCGGCTTCCTCTCCATGTGGGTATCAAACACCGCCACCGCCGTGATGATGCTGCCGATCGGCCTGTCAATCTTGAACACAGTTGGGAACGTTTCCGACGACGGCGCCAACCCCACCTTGCGCTACCCGAAATTCGCGACCGCTCTCATGCTCGGAATCGCCTACTCAGCTTCAATTGCTTCTCTATCCACCCTGATCGGAACCCCGCCGAACGTTCTCCTACGCGCCTACCTCCAAGAAACCCACGGAATTACCTTGAGTTTTGGACAGTGGATGCTCTTCGCTGCGCCAATGGCATGGACGTTCCTACTTGTCGCATGGGCAGTGCTGGTTCGCATCTACAAGCCAGAAATTGACGAGATTCCTGGCGGAAAAGCAATTATTCAGCGCGAACTTGCTGCGATGGGCAAGATGACAGTGCAAGAAATAATGGTAGGTGTGATTTTTGTTGGCGCCGGATTGGCGTGGATTTTCCTGCCGGTCATCTGGCCTGAAACTCCGATTAACGATTCCGGCATCGCCATGATCGTTTCCCTACTGCTCTTCGTGACGCCAGCTAAGCCGAAACAAGGCATCGCATTACTGGATTGGGATACTGCGAAAGATATTCCATGGGACATCCTAATTCTGTTCGGTGGCGGGTTATCGCTTTCCGCCGCGTTCGGCTCATCCGGCCTGTCACTGTGGATCGGCGATCACGCCCAAATCCTCGCCGGCCTGCCGTTGGTAGTTATCGTGGCGATCGTTACCGCGCTCGTCATCGGCCTGACCGAAATGACCTCCAACACTGCCACCGCGGCCGCCTTTTTACCGATCATCGGCGCGGTAGCAATCGGTATGGGCGCACCTGTTGAAGCACTCGTCATTCCAGTGGCATTGGCGGCGACATGCGCCTTCATGTTGCCGGTAGCCACCCCGCCAAACGCAATTGCCTACGGTTCTGGATTCATCAAGATCCGCCAGATGATGAAGGCCGGTATGCGGCTGAACATCATCGGCATCGCCTTAATCACCGTGTTCACAGTATGGGTTGGATCGCTGATTTTCGGCTACTAA
- a CDS encoding Mur ligase family protein, with product MTFLGLRNTAGMIAGHLATTASRTLGRGSGGMIGGRVASRIAPNLLRDLTQRMKVVVITGTNGKSTTTRMIAEAVTADGLNVATNRGGDNMLPGVLAAVLQDPKADVAVLEVDEMWVARVAQEVNPDVFVFLNLSRDQLDRVGEIASIERRLRSAIDAHPNATVIANIDDPLMTSAAWDSHNPVWVAAGQGWSGDSLTSPRTGGIIVYGDDERAHTSDSQVPPASGQDSQVWWRAVGLDADLGTSEASTFARPYPDWSWSVAESNYQPGVPMQVHGPDGTTDVVVNLPGRANRSNASQALAAAHALGVNPEVAARCIAGVSSVAGRYANVNIDGRNVRLLLAKNPAGWQESLTMLRPGAALVVGINGQVADGVDLSWLWDVKFSQLASRQVWACGERGADLNVRLHYAGVAADFIADPVDAIQATPPGDVDVLLNYTSFRDTRAALRKRGYEV from the coding sequence ATGACTTTTCTTGGTTTACGCAATACTGCTGGCATGATTGCCGGGCATCTTGCTACTACCGCGTCGCGCACGCTAGGCCGTGGCTCGGGCGGCATGATCGGCGGCCGGGTAGCTTCCCGGATCGCCCCGAATCTCCTGCGCGATTTAACCCAGCGCATGAAAGTAGTCGTCATTACAGGTACGAACGGTAAATCCACCACCACGCGAATGATCGCGGAGGCAGTCACCGCCGATGGCCTGAATGTGGCAACCAATCGTGGCGGGGACAATATGCTCCCCGGCGTTTTAGCTGCCGTCCTGCAGGATCCGAAAGCTGATGTCGCCGTCCTCGAAGTGGATGAAATGTGGGTGGCGCGCGTAGCTCAAGAAGTTAACCCAGACGTTTTCGTTTTCCTTAATCTGAGCCGGGACCAGCTGGATCGCGTTGGCGAAATCGCCTCGATCGAACGCCGGTTACGCAGCGCCATCGACGCTCACCCGAACGCTACCGTGATCGCCAACATCGACGATCCACTCATGACCTCCGCCGCCTGGGATTCTCATAATCCAGTATGGGTGGCTGCCGGCCAAGGCTGGTCAGGCGATTCGCTCACCTCGCCGCGCACCGGCGGCATCATTGTTTATGGCGACGACGAACGAGCCCACACCTCCGATTCACAGGTTCCGCCAGCTTCGGGTCAAGATTCACAGGTTTGGTGGCGGGCCGTTGGTCTTGATGCAGACCTCGGCACATCCGAGGCGTCAACCTTTGCGCGCCCCTACCCGGACTGGTCGTGGAGCGTGGCAGAGTCCAACTATCAGCCTGGTGTTCCCATGCAGGTGCATGGACCAGATGGAACCACGGACGTCGTCGTCAATCTTCCGGGCCGCGCAAATCGTTCCAATGCGAGCCAAGCACTCGCCGCAGCCCATGCGCTCGGCGTGAACCCGGAGGTCGCCGCTCGCTGTATTGCCGGCGTTTCGTCGGTGGCTGGGCGGTACGCGAACGTGAACATCGATGGGCGAAACGTGCGGTTATTGCTGGCGAAAAACCCGGCCGGCTGGCAAGAATCATTAACTATGCTTCGCCCCGGCGCGGCCCTCGTGGTGGGAATCAACGGGCAAGTGGCCGACGGCGTCGACCTGTCCTGGCTTTGGGATGTCAAATTCTCTCAACTCGCCTCTCGGCAGGTCTGGGCGTGCGGCGAACGCGGCGCCGATCTCAACGTGCGCCTCCACTATGCCGGCGTAGCAGCCGATTTCATCGCCGACCCGGTGGACGCCATCCAGGCCACCCCGCCTGGCGATGTTGATGTTCTGCTGAACTACACGTCATTCCGCGACACCCGCGCAGCATTAAGGAAACGAGGCTATGAGGTATGA
- a CDS encoding methyltransferase domain-containing protein, with translation MFKTARNIHRAMRHRPVNPQILDCHYFQAGQCRSCTDLLTPYPRQIHAKNKRVCELIDVGHWEDPFTSRPQAFRNKVKLVVTGTVGRPKLGILGDDGRGVDLRDCPLPTPGIRGAIPSIAQFITACRLEPYSPATNVGVLKYVIITESDDGELMVRFVARRRGVQGILFKRQAELRVMLPNIRVISLNVQPEHKAIIEGAEEILITETDVLPMVLDIPALAEPLTLNLRPQSFFQTNTDAATALYHNAVTWLADADNVWDLYCGVGGFALALAAARTHGHIVGVETSEQAVQAASQTAEQMGCADRVQFIAGDATAWAARAEGEMPDAVVVNPPRRGLSAELCQWLNDSGIPQVVYSSCNPETLARDIARMPEYEVTRGQVVDMFPHTKHCEVIVLLVSRTKSRPAKR, from the coding sequence ATGTTTAAAACCGCACGTAATATCCACCGCGCAATGCGTCACCGTCCAGTCAACCCTCAGATCCTCGACTGTCACTATTTTCAAGCCGGACAATGCCGGTCATGCACCGACCTGTTAACTCCCTACCCACGCCAGATTCACGCCAAAAACAAGCGCGTCTGCGAGCTGATCGACGTCGGGCACTGGGAAGATCCATTCACATCGCGTCCACAAGCTTTCCGCAACAAAGTCAAGCTTGTTGTTACCGGAACGGTAGGGCGCCCGAAGTTGGGGATTTTAGGTGACGATGGACGCGGAGTCGACCTGCGTGACTGCCCACTGCCAACCCCCGGTATCCGTGGCGCAATCCCCTCAATCGCACAATTTATTACCGCCTGCCGGTTAGAACCGTATTCGCCGGCGACTAACGTCGGGGTGCTCAAATACGTTATCATCACCGAGTCTGACGATGGCGAACTCATGGTTCGATTCGTGGCTCGCCGGCGCGGAGTACAAGGTATCCTGTTCAAACGCCAAGCCGAACTGCGGGTAATGCTACCCAATATTCGGGTTATCTCACTCAATGTGCAACCCGAACATAAAGCAATTATTGAAGGCGCCGAAGAAATTTTGATCACCGAAACCGACGTCTTGCCGATGGTCTTAGACATTCCTGCACTGGCAGAACCGTTGACGTTAAACCTGCGTCCGCAATCTTTCTTCCAAACAAACACCGATGCCGCCACCGCGCTCTACCATAATGCTGTCACCTGGCTAGCAGACGCGGATAATGTGTGGGATCTATATTGCGGAGTTGGCGGGTTTGCGCTCGCGTTGGCTGCCGCGCGCACTCACGGACACATTGTTGGCGTGGAAACCTCCGAACAAGCAGTTCAGGCGGCATCCCAGACTGCCGAGCAGATGGGGTGTGCCGATCGGGTGCAGTTTATTGCTGGCGATGCTACCGCCTGGGCGGCTCGTGCCGAAGGCGAGATGCCGGACGCCGTCGTCGTCAATCCGCCACGACGCGGGCTAAGCGCAGAACTGTGCCAGTGGCTCAACGATTCTGGTATACCACAAGTGGTGTACTCATCGTGCAACCCGGAAACGCTAGCGCGAGATATAGCGCGGATGCCGGAATATGAGGTGACGCGCGGGCAGGTTGTGGACATGTTCCCGCATACGAAGCACTGCGAGGTAATCGTGTTGTTAGTGTCCCGCACAAAATCTCGCCCAGCGAAACGGTAG
- a CDS encoding alpha/beta fold hydrolase, with amino-acid sequence MRLSVTETGQNVTGIIVAFHGVTDSGASLADLTIYFGDTWQVVLVDSLGHGFSERFSDDDLRDPFTASCEAASAVVKRYAAQAESGRVVMIGHSMGGAIAAWVAVNYPDLVAGVVLEDPAILTACQADHYREAAPELAAGVRGLCADPGQALTDIRVAHPAWSACECAGWVQGKTQVDMRLVESGVVGTTDESLFDKLSVPTLLVAGDRDNILFDVERLASITNPAITVERIAGASHCVRRDQPEKFYDAVDRWMSNQ; translated from the coding sequence GTGCGTTTATCTGTGACGGAAACTGGACAGAACGTAACCGGCATTATTGTTGCTTTTCACGGCGTTACTGATAGCGGAGCATCCCTTGCTGATCTGACCATTTATTTTGGGGACACATGGCAGGTGGTATTAGTTGATTCTCTAGGGCACGGTTTTTCTGAGCGGTTTTCCGACGACGATCTGCGCGATCCGTTCACTGCCTCATGTGAAGCTGCCAGTGCCGTCGTCAAACGATACGCGGCGCAAGCTGAAAGCGGACGAGTGGTGATGATCGGCCATTCGATGGGTGGCGCGATTGCCGCGTGGGTGGCAGTGAATTACCCGGATTTGGTGGCTGGGGTGGTGTTAGAAGATCCGGCGATTTTGACCGCCTGCCAGGCAGACCATTATCGGGAAGCTGCGCCGGAGTTAGCTGCTGGGGTGCGTGGGTTGTGTGCTGATCCAGGGCAGGCGTTGACGGATATTCGCGTCGCGCATCCGGCGTGGTCGGCGTGTGAGTGTGCTGGATGGGTGCAGGGGAAAACCCAAGTGGATATGCGCCTGGTTGAAAGTGGTGTGGTTGGGACAACGGACGAGAGTTTGTTTGACAAACTATCCGTACCGACGTTGCTTGTAGCCGGGGATAGGGACAATATTTTGTTCGACGTCGAACGGCTTGCGAGTATCACTAATCCGGCAATTACTGTGGAACGTATCGCTGGGGCGAGCCATTGTGTGCGCCGCGATCAGCCGGAAAAGTTCTATGACGCAGTGGATCGATGGATGAGTAATCAATAG
- the gnpA gene encoding 1,3-beta-galactosyl-N-acetylhexosamine phosphorylase, with the protein MSVGRFTIPTEENFIQQSTELAEKWGADAIRNSDGTHLDDDVINMGKRIYSAYFPNRGHNYFMKDHMDCVPMVYLMSERTRATDTTVDVPLMVTYFAEQLTINRDAAPQRFWEVIDRTSGEVLPIDQWELDPHTDVVHIHNAHPMHEYTVTFLAYVIWDPVQMYNHITNDWGDKEHEIAFDPRHPEIQDFMLNTLDKWLVDNPHVDVVRFTTFFYQFMLIFNNERKEKIVDWTGFAVTVSPRALDEFEREYGYRMRPEHFVDGGSYGSSFVYPSKEQRDWLDFTANFVHSLMKQMVERVQAAGKEAMMFLGDQWIGTEPYSSTFPNVGMDAIVGSVGDGTTTRMIADIKGVKYHEGRFLPYFFPDSFYEGADPSIEAWDNWRKARRAILRSPLERMGYGGYLSLAAKFPKFVDDVATIANEFRDIYDKCSGKGAQTQLTVALLDAWGARRSWQEFTVAHALPNKYNRSFYGILEALSGMRVNVRFLSFDDVLANGIDPEIDVIINAGPQGTAYSGAQAWKNPQLVSLIRSWVSSGKGFVGVGQPSAVEHGGRYFQLADILGVDQEIYRSLNVDKYWPDLTEDHFVIQDIPRESLDFGEAVINTFPISEETTVISGLDGQVQLAVNTYDDGRGVYLSGLPYSALNARLLERALFYAAHKEDQYAVWGSSNPECEVAYFADKNIYAVMNNSEKPQQTVVSLPRGQSENFDLAPSAIVWKELA; encoded by the coding sequence ATGAGCGTTGGTCGCTTTACTATACCTACCGAAGAAAACTTTATTCAGCAGTCCACTGAGTTAGCCGAAAAATGGGGTGCGGATGCTATCCGTAATTCAGACGGCACCCACCTCGATGACGACGTCATCAACATGGGCAAACGTATATATTCGGCATATTTCCCTAACCGCGGTCACAACTATTTTATGAAAGATCATATGGACTGCGTGCCCATGGTCTACCTGATGTCGGAACGTACCCGCGCCACGGACACCACGGTTGATGTGCCGTTGATGGTCACCTATTTTGCCGAGCAGCTCACCATTAACCGGGACGCTGCGCCGCAACGTTTCTGGGAAGTTATTGACCGTACTTCCGGTGAAGTCCTGCCCATCGACCAGTGGGAGCTCGATCCGCACACCGACGTCGTTCATATTCACAACGCTCATCCGATGCACGAATACACCGTGACATTCTTGGCGTACGTCATTTGGGATCCGGTGCAGATGTACAACCACATCACCAACGATTGGGGCGATAAGGAACACGAAATCGCGTTCGATCCACGTCACCCGGAAATCCAAGATTTTATGCTGAACACCTTGGATAAGTGGTTGGTGGATAACCCGCATGTCGACGTCGTTCGCTTCACTACGTTCTTCTACCAGTTCATGCTGATTTTCAACAACGAACGCAAAGAAAAGATCGTGGACTGGACTGGTTTTGCGGTGACGGTTTCGCCGCGTGCGCTCGATGAGTTCGAACGTGAGTATGGTTATCGGATGCGTCCAGAACACTTCGTCGACGGCGGCTCCTACGGTTCCTCCTTCGTCTACCCCAGCAAAGAACAACGCGACTGGCTTGATTTCACCGCCAATTTCGTCCACTCATTAATGAAACAAATGGTTGAGCGAGTTCAAGCCGCTGGCAAAGAAGCCATGATGTTCCTCGGCGACCAGTGGATCGGCACAGAACCATACAGTTCAACATTCCCGAATGTGGGTATGGATGCGATCGTAGGTTCGGTAGGTGACGGCACCACCACCCGCATGATCGCTGACATTAAGGGCGTTAAGTATCACGAGGGTCGTTTCTTGCCGTACTTCTTCCCGGATTCGTTCTATGAGGGTGCTGATCCGTCTATCGAAGCGTGGGATAATTGGCGCAAAGCCCGGCGTGCTATTTTACGTTCGCCACTTGAGCGCATGGGGTACGGTGGCTACCTGTCTTTGGCAGCGAAGTTCCCGAAGTTCGTCGACGACGTAGCAACAATTGCGAACGAATTCCGCGATATTTATGACAAGTGTAGTGGCAAGGGTGCGCAAACACAATTGACCGTGGCGCTGTTGGATGCGTGGGGTGCTCGCCGATCCTGGCAAGAGTTTACAGTCGCCCACGCATTGCCGAACAAGTACAACCGTTCGTTCTACGGTATTCTTGAAGCTCTTTCTGGTATGCGAGTCAACGTACGTTTCTTGAGTTTCGACGACGTCCTCGCCAACGGTATTGACCCGGAGATTGACGTTATTATTAACGCCGGTCCGCAAGGAACCGCATACTCGGGTGCGCAAGCCTGGAAGAATCCGCAACTGGTTTCGCTTATCCGTTCGTGGGTAAGCTCCGGCAAGGGATTTGTGGGAGTTGGCCAGCCGAGCGCCGTCGAACATGGTGGACGTTATTTCCAACTTGCGGATATCCTCGGCGTCGATCAAGAAATCTACCGTAGCCTCAACGTCGACAAATACTGGCCTGACCTGACGGAAGATCATTTTGTTATCCAAGATATTCCGCGCGAAAGCCTCGATTTTGGTGAAGCGGTAATAAACACCTTCCCAATTTCGGAGGAAACAACCGTGATTTCTGGGCTTGACGGGCAGGTTCAGCTCGCAGTTAATACGTACGACGACGGGCGAGGCGTCTATCTTTCTGGTCTGCCATATTCGGCGCTGAATGCACGGTTGCTAGAGCGCGCCTTGTTCTATGCGGCACATAAGGAAGACCAGTATGCTGTTTGGGGC
- a CDS encoding ATP-binding protein, with product MRWTVQELENRLNDFRKYSRDTTDIEVKQASELPDNLSNTVCAFANMPEGGTIILGVAENQDFAITGVENAQELFDQVVQQTRNRVVPAPQLEHQILTVDDKDVLIVEVVPVALKCRPVKASGIAYLRQSDGDFRMNESDLALIEIQKLSLTDQYRFDVAPVTNSNVKDLDSGRIKNFLSEIRASSARLAKVGDDQTLLHMLNIVTEEGQLTLAGLYALGVFPQAKAPQLRITAAVTLSSREAGVRSRNRRDFDGALPDLLEDALAWVEANAPRQSRYSSDGNMRDECVYPLVAVRELIANALVHRDLSPNTEGKWVEIRLREDRLVISNPGGLRGVSVEQLQSYTLAKNAVNPRLYDLAKKIHSESGNNVIEGEGSGVQEVFRVTRQALLPKPSLQDTGVQFTAILYAKSVFSSEEAEWLAEVAGNETLTATEKLLLVKMRHGQKISRMQILKEFAPISLAEVDRVLRRLIEFNMIVLADDGGKTAVYGLVEQLIVNLHSQDKVASVSSVHSGLNADMPDIVANSRRVTKNGPVIVRALRSVSKGMTFEELVQQTGLSEGQVRYAIKLMREAGLITQVGGWGVRDTKYYVVEDNTE from the coding sequence ATGAGATGGACAGTGCAAGAGTTAGAAAATCGTCTCAATGACTTTAGGAAATATAGTCGAGATACGACGGATATTGAAGTAAAACAAGCCAGCGAGTTGCCAGATAATCTTTCTAACACAGTGTGTGCCTTCGCAAATATGCCTGAAGGTGGCACCATTATTCTTGGTGTTGCGGAAAATCAAGATTTTGCTATTACTGGTGTGGAAAATGCGCAGGAACTCTTTGATCAAGTTGTTCAGCAGACACGAAATCGTGTTGTACCGGCGCCACAATTAGAGCACCAAATATTAACTGTGGATGACAAAGACGTGTTGATTGTTGAGGTTGTTCCAGTTGCGCTAAAGTGTCGGCCGGTTAAGGCTAGTGGTATTGCATATTTACGGCAGTCAGACGGTGATTTCCGAATGAATGAATCAGATCTAGCTCTCATTGAAATTCAAAAGCTATCGCTTACCGATCAGTATCGATTTGATGTAGCTCCGGTTACGAATTCGAATGTGAAGGATTTAGACTCTGGCAGAATCAAGAATTTTCTTTCTGAAATTCGTGCGTCTAGTGCTCGCTTAGCTAAAGTTGGGGATGATCAAACTTTATTGCATATGCTTAACATTGTTACAGAAGAAGGCCAATTAACATTGGCAGGACTTTATGCTTTGGGTGTTTTCCCACAAGCTAAAGCTCCACAATTGCGGATAACTGCTGCTGTAACTTTGTCGTCGCGTGAAGCTGGTGTGCGCTCGCGAAATAGGCGGGATTTTGATGGTGCTTTGCCGGATTTGCTTGAAGATGCGTTAGCGTGGGTTGAGGCAAATGCGCCACGGCAAAGTCGCTATTCTTCTGATGGAAATATGCGTGATGAATGTGTTTATCCACTAGTTGCAGTTCGTGAGCTCATTGCCAACGCTTTAGTTCATCGAGATCTAAGTCCAAACACAGAAGGTAAGTGGGTTGAAATACGGCTACGTGAGGACAGGTTGGTTATTTCTAACCCGGGTGGTTTACGTGGAGTTTCAGTGGAACAACTTCAAAGCTATACTTTAGCAAAAAATGCGGTGAACCCTAGGCTTTATGATCTGGCTAAGAAAATTCACTCTGAATCTGGCAATAATGTCATTGAAGGAGAAGGCTCGGGAGTCCAAGAAGTATTCCGTGTAACTAGGCAAGCACTGCTTCCCAAGCCATCTCTACAAGATACGGGAGTTCAATTTACTGCAATTTTGTACGCTAAGTCAGTATTTTCGTCAGAAGAAGCGGAATGGTTAGCTGAGGTGGCTGGAAATGAAACTTTGACTGCCACTGAGAAATTGTTACTTGTGAAAATGCGACACGGTCAAAAAATATCGCGTATGCAGATATTGAAAGAATTTGCACCCATCTCTCTAGCCGAAGTAGATCGTGTACTGCGCCGTCTAATTGAATTTAACATGATTGTTCTAGCTGATGACGGAGGGAAAACTGCTGTATATGGCCTAGTGGAGCAGTTGATTGTTAACCTTCATTCGCAGGATAAGGTGGCCTCAGTGAGTTCGGTACACAGTGGACTAAATGCAGATATGCCAGACATAGTTGCTAATAGTCGCCGGGTTACAAAGAATGGCCCAGTTATTGTGCGGGCTTTACGTAGTGTCAGTAAGGGAATGACTTTCGAGGAATTAGTACAGCAGACAGGCTTATCAGAAGGTCAAGTAAGGTATGCGATAAAACTTATGCGAGAGGCTGGGCTAATTACTCAGGTTGGTGGCTGGGGTGTCCGAGATACCAAGTATTATGTGGTTGAAGATAATACGGAATAG